TCAAGGATCTTAAATTATTGAAACGCTTCAACCGGACCGCAAGTAGCAGAGGCCCGAACCATATCAATTCAATACACCTTGGTTGCGGTTTTGGAAATTCTTGATATTTCAAAATGACAGCTGACGTCTGTCTTGTCATTGcgaaaagaagaagatgaagaaCATTCGTCTCTTCTCAAcagtgtttgcaaaaaagtcaGACAATATACATTCATCGGTGGCTTCGGCTTACGTTGCATATCAAACGCcctatttatttcaaaaccttTCTATTCTAATCAATTACTGCTTTGCAAGAGTGATTATGTGTAGCTTTCGGCAAAGAAACGATAGATCATTAGTTACGCATAACAGCGGTTATGAATAGACATTCTATTGCTGCTGCAAATATCTGCTGGAAACAAGCAATTTTAGCATCATTTCCGCGCGAGAGGACTTAAAAATACATACATCCGTGGTGATGTAAAACAGTGGTGCGGATTAACGCAATGGATAAGAGCAAATCACCTGTACGCCGTGCTAAACGTCAATCTAAAGTAGTGGAAGAAAATTTCTGGGACTGCAGCGTCTGTACTTATCGCAATACTGCTGAAGCATTCAAGTGCTTAATGTGCGACGTGAGAAAAGGTACTCCGCATCAAtaggaaaaagtttttccacaAATGATTGTAGCGGTGGGCATTTGGCCAGTCCTTTGCCGCTTCCAttaccaccaacacatcacgTTTTGCAgtggtgggtgtttttttaacgaaGGAGAGCAGCAAAGGCACAACACCAAAGGCAGATTATAAATGCATCCCATTCCTTCAACCATTTGTGCACTGGACGTAGACATTCTGCAGAGTGGGGATGcattataattaatttcagTTTACTCCGTTCCAGGCACTTCCACGCGAAAGCCGCGACTAAATTCTGCGCTAGCGGCACAACAGGCAGCAACGCAAGCATTTCCTGGAGCGTCCGGTGGGTCACAGGCCGGATCGAACGTGAAGTCTCCTGGCGGCACAAAATCACTGCGTAGCAAAGGGAAACGTTCAAAACATCCGGCAAGGTTAAAAAACATTGATCGTTCTAGCGGACAGACTCGTGAAG
This Anopheles marshallii chromosome 3, idAnoMarsDA_429_01, whole genome shotgun sequence DNA region includes the following protein-coding sequences:
- the LOC128715823 gene encoding YY1-associated factor 2 translates to MDKSKSPVRRAKRQSKVVEENFWDCSVCTYRNTAEAFKCLMCDVRKGTSTRKPRLNSALAAQQAATQAFPGASGGSQAGSNVKSPGGTKSLRSKGKRSKHPARLKNIDRSSGQTREVTVNSVTVVITEYKPKPSVSRHDSSESFSESNDSRS